A genomic region of Nostoc sp. UHCC 0702 contains the following coding sequences:
- a CDS encoding AAA family ATPase, producing the protein MLRQPAELKYAEELEYLASIDKGAKPFSWRLSPQIVRTFVLGSTPSQKLDRQIEQKWYGDSAIAERAIVTLASDRGLLLIGDPGTGKSWLAELLAAAISGNSTYVVQGTAGTTEDQIKYSWNVAMVIAAGQSRNSLIPSPIMTAMQSGAMGRFEELTRCTSDVQDALISILSEKYISIPELKDDNVAFAQPGFNVIATANSRDRGVNELSSALKRRFNFVHMPVVTNKKQEKEIILFRTKELMNRHGFEVDVPPTLLDVLLQTFADLRETSAAASSDDQRLESALSTAEQIGVLEDAILHSRYFGATNLEAGVLARSLVGTLVRRQPEDISVMNKFWHAVVEKRSKENKGEWEAFLQGGKQAMGLF; encoded by the coding sequence ATGTTGCGACAACCTGCGGAATTGAAGTATGCAGAGGAGTTGGAATATTTAGCTTCCATTGATAAGGGTGCGAAACCGTTTTCTTGGCGACTTTCGCCGCAAATAGTACGCACTTTTGTGTTGGGTAGTACGCCATCCCAAAAATTAGACCGCCAAATTGAGCAGAAATGGTATGGAGATAGCGCGATCGCAGAACGTGCTATTGTAACTTTGGCTTCTGACCGTGGTTTACTGTTGATTGGCGACCCTGGTACTGGTAAAAGTTGGCTGGCTGAATTACTGGCGGCGGCAATTTCTGGTAATTCCACTTATGTAGTCCAGGGAACTGCGGGAACTACGGAAGACCAAATTAAGTATTCTTGGAATGTGGCGATGGTGATTGCTGCTGGTCAATCACGCAATTCTCTGATTCCTTCACCAATTATGACGGCGATGCAAAGCGGTGCAATGGGCAGGTTTGAGGAGTTAACCCGCTGTACTTCGGATGTTCAAGATGCACTGATATCTATACTGAGTGAAAAGTATATTTCTATTCCTGAACTCAAAGATGATAATGTGGCTTTTGCTCAACCAGGGTTTAATGTAATTGCTACTGCTAACAGTCGGGATAGGGGTGTGAATGAACTTTCTTCGGCGTTGAAACGACGGTTTAATTTTGTACATATGCCTGTGGTGACGAATAAGAAGCAAGAAAAAGAAATTATTCTCTTCCGTACCAAGGAGTTGATGAACCGTCACGGTTTTGAGGTGGATGTTCCACCAACTTTATTAGATGTATTGTTACAAACTTTCGCAGATCTACGTGAAACTAGTGCCGCTGCAAGTTCTGATGACCAGCGTTTGGAGTCTGCGCTTTCTACTGCTGAACAAATTGGTGTTTTGGAAGATGCTATTTTACACAGCCGTTATTTTGGGGCGACTAATTTGGAAGCGGGTGTGTTAGCAAGGTCGTTGGTGGGGACTTTGGTACGTCGTCAACCAGAGGATATTTCGGTGATGAATAAGTTTTGGCACGCGGTTGTGGAAAAGCGGAGTAAAGAAAATAAAGGTGAATGGGAAGCTTTTCTTCAAGGTGGGAAGCAAGCGATGGGATTATTTTAA